In Zingiber officinale cultivar Zhangliang chromosome 3B, Zo_v1.1, whole genome shotgun sequence, a single window of DNA contains:
- the LOC122055067 gene encoding zinc finger BED domain-containing protein RICESLEEPER 2-like — MENNDNEVEGAMQTIPTMGSQVLASTASHSQNESVPIEANEATLNNTLDVEISGTDVGTKRKCRSIAWDHFEKKLIGGKWKAICNDCKKTLGGDTKNGTKHLLDHMKICLHKKQKTIQQSLLQPAKSNDGIMQLGTYHFNQDQARTELANMIILHEYPLSMVDHVGFRRYSHALQPIFKVVSRNTIKTDIMKIFEYERNKTMKLLDSNVSRIALTTDMWTASNQQRGFMAITSHFIDVSWKLQSRLVRFIYVPCPHTAEVLANALVDCLLDWNLDRKLSTLTVDNCTTNDAMIELILDKLPPSSLILEGKLFHMRNTKRDEKFIETARQLKVPSTKKLELDCKTRWNSTYLMLNTVLEYEAVFARLKQRETLYKRVPTQEDWSKVREISSKLEMFFDATELFSGTKYPTINLFFSTICDIKLAIGDWLLSDDNVVKTMATNMKVKFEKYWDVMNCLLAIGSILDPRYKMKTVQFYYPLVYGDMSSYEIEKLKKKLCDMVEEYEKKSKQSQKVKNSQSSSSLRPPLPKCGTYADKFEMFMDSNNSTEHEKSDLDYYLEESLLPRTSEFDILCWWKTNGIKYPILHDIAKDVLAIPVMTVASESTFSTSGRILNAHRSRLHSKTVEALMCARDWLWSEIQDSTISIDQKFDNDADIEEPESSRTITDSNSIEC; from the exons ATGGAAAATAATGATAACGAGGTTGAGGGTGCTATGCAAACTATTCCAACTATGGGAAGTCAAGTTCTTGCATCGACAGCATCGCATTCACAAAATGAGAGTGTTCCAATTGAGGCAAACGAAGCAACTCTAAATAACACTTTAGATGTTGAAATTTCGGGTACAGATGTTGGAACAAAAAGAAAATGTAGATCTATTGCATGGGATCATTTCGAGAAAAAACTAATTGGAGGAAAATGGAAAGCGATCTGCAATGATTGTAAGAAAACCTTAGGTGGTGATACTAAGAATGGTACCAAGCATTTACTTGACCACATGAAAATATGCTTGCACAAGAAACAGAAGACCATACAACAATCTCTATTGCAGCCAGCAAAATCCAATGATGGGATAATGCAACTTGGGACATACCATTTCAACCAAGATCAAGCGAGGACAGAGCTTGCAAATATGATTATATTGCATGAGTACCCGTTATCTATGGTTGATCATGTTGGCTTTAGAAGGTACTCTCATGCATTGCAACCAATATTTAAAGTTGTTTCCCGAAACACAATCAAGACTGACATCATGAAGATATTCGAGTATGaaagaaataaaacaatgaaATTATTAGACTCAAATGTTAGTCGAATTGCGTTGACAACTGATATGTGGACGGCAAGTAATCAACAAAGAGGATTCATGGCCATCACTTCACACTTCATTGATGTTTCATGGAAATTACAAAGTCGGCTTGTCAG gtTTATATATGTGCCGTGTCCACATACTGCTGAGGTTCTCGCAAATGCACTTGTTGATTGCCTCTTGGATTGGAACTTGGATCGTAAGTTATCTACTTTAACCGTTGATAATTGCACAACTAATGATGCTATGATTGAGCTTATTCTGGACAAGCTTCCTCCGAGTTCACTTATCTTAGAAGGAAAATTATTTCACATGCG CAACACCAAAAGAGatgaaaaatttattgaaacaGCTCGACAATTGAAGGTTCCAAGCACAAAGAAACTAGAACTTGATTGCAAAACACGATGGAACTCTACATATTTAATGCTTAACACTGTATTGGAATATGAAGCTGTGTTTGCTCGTTTGAAACAACGTGAAACTTTATATAAAAGAGTTCCCACACAAGAAGATTGGTCAAAAGTGAGAGAGATTTCTTCTAAATTGGAGATGTTTTTTGATGCCACAGAGTTATTTTCGGGGACCAAGTATCCCACTATAAATCTTTTCTTCTCTACTATTTGTGATATTAAGTTGGCAATTGGTGATTGGCTTCTCTCGGATGATAATGTGGTGAAAACAATGGCAACAAATATGAAAgtaaagtttgaaaaatattgggATGTAATGAATTGTTTATTGGCAATTGGGAGTATTTTAGATCCAAGGTACAAGATGAAGACAGTTCAATTCTATTATCCTCTTGTTTATGGTGATATGTCTTCTTATGAGATtgaaaaactaaagaaaaagTTGTGTGACATGGTTGAAGAGTATgagaagaaatccaaacaatcacaGAAAGTGAAAAATTCACAATCGTCTTCTTCTTTAAGGCCTCCACTTCCTAAGTGTGGTACTTATGCTGATAAATTTGAGATGTTCATGGATTCTAATAATAGTACTGAACATGAGAAGTCGGACTTGGATTATTATTTAGAAGAGTCTCTTTTGCCAAGAACAAGTGAGTTTGATATCTTATGTTGGTGGAAGACAAATGGGATTAAATATCCCATTTTGCATGATATTGCTAAGGATGTGTTGGCCATTCCCGTGATGACCGTTGCTTCCGAATCAACATTCAGTACTAGTGGGAGAATTTTAAATGCTCATCGTAGTAGACTTCATTCTAAAACTGTTGAAGCTTTGATGTGTGCTCGAGATTGGTTATGGAGTGAAATTCAAG ATTCTACAATTTCAATTGATCAAAAGTTTGATAATGATGCTGATATagag GAGCCAGAGTCGTCACGCACAATTACAGATAGTAACTCCATAGAATGTTAG